One Solanum pennellii chromosome 10, SPENNV200 genomic region harbors:
- the LOC107001422 gene encoding hepatoma-derived growth factor-related protein 3-like — MPLPAASVFFSRAAAGPSERLSLPENRMAERAPISLVAGCSPALLLPLSSLPKKKRTREIGRGTENKRGRGKDEGREEQEGEKRRERGGGFWGCWSQLPGSSPVTVVRLAGGAGESGGGGGEEKGERREEEGKGKKGGETGGVGRRRERGMVGEEEGEDEKGERREGRLEAFKKS, encoded by the coding sequence ATGCCTTTGCCGGCGgcttctgtttttttttctcgaGCTGCTGCTGGTCCGTCGGAGCGGCTGTCTTTGCCGGAAAATAGAATGGCGGAGCGAGCTCCTATCTCGCTAGTTGCTGGCTGCTCGCCTGCGCTGTTGCTGCCACTTTCGTCCctgccaaaaaagaaaagaacgaGGGAGATAGGAAGAGGAACGGAGAATAAGAGGGGGAGAGGAAAAGATGAAGGAAGAGAGGAGCAAGAAGGAGAGAAGAGACGGGAGAGGGGAGGCGGCTTTTGGGGCTGCTGGTCGCAGTTGCCTGGCAGCTCGCCGGTCACTGTTGTGCGGCTGGCGGGAGGCGCTGGAGAGAGTGGTGGAGGCGGAGGAGAAGAGAAGGGAGAAAGAAGGGAAGAAGAGGGAAAGGGAAAGAAGGGAGGAGAGACGGGCGGTGTTGGGCGGAGAAGGGAGAGAGGGATGGTTGGAGAGGAAGAGGGGGAAGACGAGaagggagagaggagagaggggcGGCTGGAGGCTTTCAAGAagagttga